One genomic region from Evansella sp. LMS18 encodes:
- the gerPC gene encoding spore germination protein GerPC has product MYHHWNMNYINHLNGHMKMLDDRIARLEQTLSDLQRELEDQKQNQRPTNIEYKFDQLKVERLEGTLNIGLSPQNANEQIEDFQVQNQLNVSKRQECGPMFENIKGDIYHYLDFECLPVLESIEHKYNYPLQPEYRQFIVTDVKNQIDDRISHYLNQVNYDSLTKEQQQEVEYRTKAKVREDINKTFELFIQNLPKGSGGAHQ; this is encoded by the coding sequence ATGTATCATCACTGGAATATGAATTATATAAATCATTTAAACGGCCACATGAAAATGCTGGATGATAGAATCGCAAGGCTGGAGCAAACTCTCTCTGATCTTCAAAGAGAGCTTGAAGATCAAAAACAAAATCAGCGGCCAACCAATATTGAGTATAAATTCGACCAGTTAAAAGTAGAAAGGCTCGAAGGAACCTTGAATATTGGTTTAAGTCCGCAAAATGCAAACGAACAAATTGAGGACTTCCAGGTTCAGAATCAGCTGAATGTCTCTAAGAGGCAAGAATGCGGTCCTATGTTTGAAAACATTAAAGGAGATATATATCATTATTTGGACTTTGAATGTCTACCGGTCCTTGAAAGCATTGAACATAAGTATAATTATCCCCTGCAGCCTGAATACAGACAATTCATTGTCACTGATGTCAAAAATCAAATAGACGATCGTATCAGCCATTATTTAAATCAGGTAAATTATGATTCCCTGACAAAGGAACAACAACAAGAAGTTGAATACAGGACAAAAGCCAAAGTAAGGGAGGATATTAATAAAACGTTTGAATTATTTATTCAGAATTTACCTAAAGGAAGCGGAGGGGCGCACCAATGA
- a CDS encoding spore gernimation protein GerPD — translation MNFTVVNHHLSVNSVRVIGVSSSSLFMVGDSDCINLSSVFDTPPESLIIGPFVPLAPE, via the coding sequence ATGAACTTTACGGTAGTAAATCACCATTTATCTGTGAATAGTGTAAGGGTAATAGGGGTCTCAAGTTCATCCTTATTTATGGTTGGTGATTCAGATTGTATTAATTTGTCTTCAGTTTTTGATACACCGCCTGAATCGTTAATCATCGGCCCCTTTGTTCCGTTGGCGCCGGAATAA
- a CDS encoding spore germination protein GerPE — MPKRISVVNYLEVDIITLGSVLEVGDADEITPRHKALAVQREKELFYGTEGNFNYPVFTRPIPQPVMHTPVNITRRNESNFIKVNYIDIISVSAASIAQIGSNRIVDTEARVKHIRQLLEERH; from the coding sequence ATGCCAAAGAGAATATCGGTTGTCAATTATTTAGAGGTTGATATTATTACTTTAGGGTCTGTTTTGGAGGTCGGGGATGCCGATGAAATAACACCAAGACATAAAGCACTTGCAGTTCAGCGTGAAAAAGAGCTGTTTTATGGTACAGAAGGTAATTTTAATTACCCAGTATTTACGCGGCCGATTCCACAGCCTGTTATGCATACACCTGTAAACATAACAAGGAGAAATGAATCAAATTTTATTAAAGTTAACTATATCGATATAATAAGTGTTTCTGCTGCTTCCATTGCTCAAATAGGCTCAAACAGGATAGTCGATACGGAAGCAAGAGTAAAGCACATACGCCAGCTTTTAGAAGAGCGGCATTAA
- a CDS encoding Hsp20/alpha crystallin family protein, producing MNGFFNEVPKPFKRFFEDDFWGNFDNMFQELEQQKKSQFPRVNIYESGNELICILAMPGVERLEDIHLNVTGNILTVSGSTNLPIRNFQPKQEEIYQGNFNRDIQLPYPVRSDKVNASYKRGLLFVYLHRLLSAMQPNIITIEDLEKE from the coding sequence ATGAATGGTTTTTTCAACGAAGTCCCTAAACCATTCAAACGGTTCTTTGAAGACGATTTCTGGGGAAACTTTGACAATATGTTCCAGGAGCTTGAGCAACAGAAGAAGAGTCAATTTCCAAGGGTAAATATCTATGAATCAGGAAATGAATTAATATGTATTTTGGCGATGCCTGGTGTTGAACGGCTCGAAGATATTCACCTAAACGTAACCGGTAATATACTGACAGTCAGCGGTTCCACTAATTTACCCATCAGAAATTTCCAACCTAAGCAGGAAGAAATATATCAGGGGAATTTTAACCGGGATATCCAGCTTCCATATCCTGTTCGAAGCGATAAGGTAAATGCTTCCTATAAAAGAGGACTGCTTTTTGTGTATTTACATCGGTTATTATCAGCTATGCAGCCAAATATAATCACAATAGAGGATTTAGAAAAGGAGTAG
- a CDS encoding spore germination protein translates to MPSIIGGPIKILSNSGVVNFGDSLNSSPKSTTKTVTGSGSAHTGDFQLTNNGINMNNVLDPDVNDQNQGGNV, encoded by the coding sequence ATGCCTTCAATTATTGGCGGACCGATTAAAATTCTTTCCAATAGCGGTGTAGTTAATTTCGGAGATTCACTTAACAGTTCGCCTAAAAGCACGACGAAAACAGTAACTGGTTCGGGGAGCGCTCATACTGGAGACTTCCAGCTTACAAATAACGGGATTAATATGAATAACGTTTTAGATCCTGATGTAAATGACCAAAATCAAGGTGGTAATGTCTGA
- a CDS encoding GerAB/ArcD/ProY family transporter encodes MKAGKQQTAYQIGITEMAVSLIAMIVGTGVIVLPRALAVEMDTTDGWITVIVSGGFVMLFVFIITKLQQKFPGRNFLQFLGEGIFGKWLSKLLALSFFVYFICVISFLSRFLAITIDIYLLPQTPTEVIVMILLLLSTYAISKGVQGVIHLNIMFTPIVLSVAFLIIIFEIPEFDLLNLRPIMAEGFIPLFKGLKETLFSFLGIEILFFLMAYMKKSDIRAAPLLISIGIISFLYFSIIIATFAIFGLNSTKVITFPMIDLVKEIEIPGGVLERVEPIFITIWFMSMFNTIAVAHLLADKLLKKELLPFVKGEILTALAVFIIFINTFITKSYTELSLFGQWISTHGGVNIIACILVVFVTLWYRTKKNKTSIQEEQA; translated from the coding sequence TTGAAAGCCGGAAAGCAACAAACTGCTTATCAAATTGGTATAACGGAAATGGCGGTAAGTTTAATTGCCATGATTGTAGGGACAGGTGTCATTGTCTTACCCCGTGCTCTGGCGGTGGAAATGGATACAACAGATGGGTGGATTACAGTTATTGTAAGTGGTGGATTCGTCATGCTTTTTGTGTTTATCATTACAAAATTACAGCAAAAATTCCCTGGAAGAAATTTTTTGCAATTTCTGGGTGAGGGGATATTTGGAAAGTGGTTAAGTAAACTTTTGGCATTATCTTTTTTTGTTTATTTTATTTGTGTCATTAGCTTTTTAAGTCGTTTTTTGGCTATTACCATTGATATTTACTTACTCCCCCAAACACCCACGGAGGTCATAGTTATGATTTTATTACTGTTATCCACCTATGCTATTTCTAAAGGTGTTCAGGGGGTAATTCACCTTAACATAATGTTTACACCAATTGTATTAAGTGTAGCGTTCCTTATAATTATTTTCGAAATACCAGAGTTTGACTTACTGAATTTACGTCCAATAATGGCAGAAGGGTTTATCCCATTATTTAAAGGTTTAAAAGAGACGTTGTTTTCTTTTTTAGGTATTGAAATATTATTTTTTCTTATGGCTTATATGAAAAAATCTGATATACGCGCTGCTCCGTTATTAATTTCTATAGGAATAATTTCTTTTTTGTACTTTTCAATCATTATCGCCACTTTTGCGATTTTTGGATTAAATTCAACAAAGGTAATTACATTCCCTATGATTGATCTTGTAAAGGAAATAGAGATACCGGGAGGGGTATTGGAGAGGGTAGAACCAATTTTTATTACAATCTGGTTCATGTCCATGTTTAACACAATAGCAGTAGCTCATCTTTTAGCTGATAAACTTCTGAAAAAAGAGTTACTTCCTTTTGTAAAAGGGGAGATACTTACAGCTCTTGCCGTTTTTATTATTTTCATAAATACATTTATAACAAAATCCTACACTGAACTTTCCTTATTTGGCCAATGGATATCCACCCATGGGGGCGTTAATATTATTGCCTGCATACTCGTTGTCTTCGTCACTTTATGGTACCGGACCAAAAAAAACAAAACCAGCATTCAGGAGGAACAGGCATGA
- a CDS encoding Ger(x)C family spore germination protein — protein sequence MKKLILVVLCLCLVTQSGCWDQREINQLGFTLAVALDPVSNEEDNGEMQPFKRFNSTFQVAVPGDLAESTEGASGGQPFFNITSSDITNFKTVRNVAERRSRKLFFEHLKAIIINEDLIKEGSLEHILDLYLRDHEMRRRIRVLISQGPARDIISEKLPLENMPGMSIDMIREFNSDITFAMIEPKELGEISSFIKGDESFLLAGIIKDTELKVSGAAIIKGKENKMIGWLNEKDVSGYNLILGESQKGIVNVPYEESGLFVFELDRLVTTFDYERKNDQPHFHITIKSEGMFSESWIHDPPVNDTEGIKKLEAAAEQEIVRQAEHTLEKMQNEYYVDVFRLWREVKTNDNKYWKTIEGNWDGKDGVFSNASITVSAEVKIRHYMLNEGMES from the coding sequence ATGAAAAAACTTATCCTTGTGGTTCTATGTTTATGTTTAGTTACTCAAAGTGGATGCTGGGATCAGCGGGAAATAAATCAATTAGGCTTCACGCTAGCTGTTGCACTGGATCCAGTTTCGAATGAAGAAGACAATGGAGAAATGCAACCATTTAAGCGATTCAATTCGACTTTTCAAGTGGCTGTACCAGGTGACCTGGCGGAGTCAACTGAAGGTGCTAGTGGTGGACAGCCTTTTTTCAATATCACTTCTTCTGATATAACCAACTTTAAAACCGTTCGAAACGTAGCTGAACGAAGAAGCCGTAAACTCTTCTTTGAACACTTGAAAGCAATAATAATAAATGAAGATTTAATAAAGGAGGGGTCTTTAGAACATATTTTAGATCTTTATTTAAGAGATCATGAAATGCGAAGACGTATCCGTGTGTTAATTTCTCAAGGCCCAGCTAGAGATATTATTAGTGAAAAACTCCCTCTGGAGAATATGCCGGGAATGTCTATCGACATGATTCGGGAATTTAACAGTGATATCACATTTGCAATGATCGAACCGAAGGAATTGGGGGAAATCAGCTCCTTTATAAAGGGAGACGAAAGCTTTCTCTTAGCTGGAATTATTAAGGATACAGAGCTTAAAGTTTCAGGTGCAGCAATTATTAAAGGCAAGGAAAATAAAATGATAGGCTGGCTAAATGAAAAAGATGTTTCTGGTTATAATCTTATTCTCGGGGAAAGTCAAAAAGGAATTGTGAATGTCCCGTATGAAGAAAGCGGTTTATTTGTATTCGAGTTAGATCGGTTAGTTACTACCTTTGATTATGAACGAAAAAACGACCAGCCCCACTTTCATATTACGATTAAATCAGAGGGGATGTTTTCAGAGTCATGGATTCATGATCCTCCAGTGAATGATACAGAAGGCATAAAAAAACTGGAAGCAGCTGCAGAACAAGAAATTGTACGCCAGGCAGAACATACTCTTGAAAAAATGCAAAATGAATATTATGTGGACGTCTTTAGATTATGGCGTGAAGTTAAGACAAATGATAATAAATACTGGAAAACAATAGAAGGTAACTGGGACGGGAAAGATGGGGTATTCTCCAATGCATCTATAACTGTAAGCGCGGAAGTAAAAATTCGCCATTATATGTTAAATGAAGGTATGGAGTCTTAG
- a CDS encoding spore germination protein, whose product MLNKLFRKLNKDNIRPSEEFEMVLSDNLNETVEMLLKIIGDSNDIVQRDFKIASSESAALFYIEGMSDIDSIEEDVLKPLQELKPEGMNEPKDETLKKAIQDSISLSEIDIFETFDDAILPFLSGKSLLVVDGLAKIIILGTIAYENRGIEEPQSEVVIRGPRDGFVENIQTNIVLIRRRIRDPNLTIQLGKLGRRSKNDFAIIYIKGITDESLVEEVRYRISCIDRATIEESGTIEQLIEDNVLSPFPQILQTERPDKVAAFLNNGQVIILVDGTPFSLVAPITFEQLFKSPEDYYDRWQIGSLIRMLRYSAAFIALFLPSLYIAMISYHQGMIPTTLALSIAGAREGVPFPAFVEALLMELTLELLREAGVRLPRAVGQTIGIVGGLVIGDAAVRAGIVNPIMVIVVALTAIASFAIPAYNVSITLRMLRFFLMFLAASFGLFGIIIGYIAINIHLVGLKSFGRYYTSPFAPYRFIDLLDTVIRLPLTINKKRNDSEHTADAVKQK is encoded by the coding sequence ATGTTAAATAAACTGTTTCGTAAACTTAATAAAGATAACATACGTCCCAGTGAAGAGTTTGAAATGGTACTCTCGGATAATCTGAATGAAACGGTAGAAATGCTGCTGAAAATCATTGGCGACAGTAATGATATAGTACAGCGGGATTTCAAAATTGCCAGTTCGGAGTCTGCTGCTTTATTTTATATTGAAGGCATGTCTGATATAGACTCTATTGAGGAAGACGTATTGAAACCGTTACAGGAGCTAAAACCAGAAGGAATGAATGAACCAAAGGATGAAACGCTTAAAAAAGCGATTCAAGACTCAATTTCCTTATCGGAAATAGACATTTTTGAAACCTTTGATGATGCGATTCTGCCGTTTTTATCCGGGAAGAGTTTACTCGTTGTGGACGGTCTGGCGAAAATAATCATACTGGGAACAATCGCTTATGAAAACAGGGGAATTGAAGAGCCGCAAAGTGAGGTAGTAATCCGCGGACCAAGAGATGGATTTGTGGAAAATATACAAACCAATATTGTTCTTATACGAAGAAGAATCAGGGACCCTAATTTAACGATTCAGCTTGGTAAATTAGGCAGGCGATCTAAAAATGACTTTGCCATCATCTACATCAAAGGAATTACGGATGAATCTTTAGTCGAGGAGGTTCGCTACAGAATCTCATGCATAGACAGGGCAACGATAGAGGAATCAGGGACAATTGAACAATTGATAGAAGATAATGTTCTTTCACCATTTCCTCAAATTTTACAAACCGAACGTCCTGATAAAGTGGCCGCGTTTTTAAATAACGGACAAGTAATTATCCTGGTTGACGGCACTCCATTTTCCCTGGTCGCTCCCATTACATTTGAACAACTTTTTAAGTCCCCGGAAGACTACTATGACCGGTGGCAAATTGGTTCGCTTATTCGTATGCTTCGTTATAGTGCAGCGTTCATTGCCTTATTTTTACCTTCTCTTTATATCGCTATGATCTCATACCATCAAGGGATGATTCCTACCACGTTAGCTTTATCCATTGCAGGTGCGAGAGAAGGTGTTCCGTTCCCTGCATTTGTCGAGGCTTTGCTAATGGAGCTTACTCTGGAGCTGCTGCGTGAAGCGGGGGTAAGGCTTCCTCGTGCTGTTGGCCAAACTATTGGTATTGTTGGCGGTTTAGTTATTGGAGATGCTGCTGTCAGAGCTGGAATTGTTAATCCAATCATGGTTATTGTCGTAGCGTTAACAGCTATCGCTTCATTTGCCATTCCAGCTTATAATGTAAGTATAACTCTAAGGATGCTAAGATTCTTTTTAATGTTTCTTGCTGCAAGTTTTGGTTTGTTTGGGATCATTATTGGTTATATTGCGATTAACATTCACTTAGTAGGTTTAAAAAGTTTCGGACGCTATTACACTTCACCCTTTGCTCCATATCGCTTTATTGATTTGTTGGATACAGTTATCCGTCTGCCGCTTACCATAAATAAAAAGCGTAACGATTCTGAGCACACAGCAGACGCTGTAAAGCAAAAATAA